Proteins co-encoded in one Bacteroidota bacterium genomic window:
- a CDS encoding serine hydrolase, with amino-acid sequence MQIVYTQINRDENNQPEFKTYSYIPFKAYVYPASTVKLPVTLGALIKLNELKDTKLSLQSPMFTDSIFPCHRKVTKDTSSFSKLPSLENYLKKMWLVSDNLSCARVYEFVGCDYLHKQLSNYGFKNVRIHNKLDISCEVDTAKISPPIVFLSPNGDTIYKQAFIPAAYKEPHPIAKSEAGTTHRNPKGKKQAGPKDFSLHNYFHIEDLHEMMKRLVFNPYLKPEEQFPISNSDRLFVLKQAGMTPRESESPLYNKKQYYDSYKKYFIYGSSVAAIKGDSLRIFNIVGRAYGFLIDCAYIVDYKNKIEFLLTAAVFVNQRNDIGGGRYEYELKGLPFLRDLSLSLYDLERQRKKKVIPDLKEFNLFDGH; translated from the coding sequence TTGCAGATTGTTTATACGCAAATCAATCGTGATGAAAACAATCAACCCGAATTTAAAACTTACAGTTACATTCCCTTCAAAGCTTACGTTTATCCCGCCAGCACTGTAAAATTACCTGTTACATTAGGCGCACTGATTAAGTTAAACGAACTCAAAGACACGAAGCTTTCATTGCAAAGCCCCATGTTTACCGATAGTATTTTCCCTTGCCATCGAAAAGTTACAAAGGATACAAGCTCTTTCTCAAAACTTCCGTCATTAGAAAACTACCTGAAAAAAATGTGGTTGGTTAGCGATAATCTTTCCTGTGCACGTGTGTATGAATTTGTGGGTTGCGATTATCTGCATAAACAGTTAAGTAATTATGGATTCAAAAATGTACGTATCCATAATAAATTGGATATATCCTGTGAGGTAGATACAGCGAAAATTTCACCGCCAATAGTTTTCCTGTCTCCAAATGGCGATACCATCTACAAGCAGGCATTCATTCCCGCTGCCTATAAGGAACCGCATCCTATCGCAAAATCAGAAGCAGGAACCACACACCGAAACCCCAAAGGTAAAAAGCAAGCTGGTCCGAAAGATTTTTCCCTTCATAACTATTTTCACATCGAGGATCTGCATGAAATGATGAAGCGTTTGGTTTTTAACCCTTATTTAAAACCGGAAGAACAATTTCCAATTAGTAACTCAGATCGTCTTTTTGTTTTAAAGCAAGCGGGTATGACGCCAAGAGAAAGTGAGTCGCCATTATACAACAAAAAGCAGTATTATGATTCTTATAAAAAGTATTTCATTTATGGAAGTTCGGTAGCCGCTATTAAAGGCGATAGTCTACGCATATTTAACATCGTAGGTAGGGCTTACGGATTTTTGATTGATTGTGCTTACATCGTTGATTATAAAAACAAGATTGAATTTTTGCTGACTGCTGCTGTTTTTGTCAATCAGCGTAATGATATTGGCGGCGGAAGGTACGAGTATGAATTGAAGGGTTTGCCTTTTTTGCGCGATCTTTCGCTTAGCTTATACGATTTAGAACGCCAACGTAAAAAAAAGGTTATTCCCGACTTAAAAGAGTTTAATTTATTTGACGGGCATTAG
- a CDS encoding amino acid permease, with product MNTLNTQKIGFATAISLVIANMIGTGVFTSLGFQVLDIESGFAIMMLWIVGGILSLCGALTYGEIGSAFPQSGGEYNYLSKLYHPSVGFLSGWVSVTVGFAAPVAAASTALGLYVNKIYGSVNPQILAVSVILLLTIVHSINLKLGSAVQRAFTLIKVVIIVMFVGFGLFHHPEHSVSFSPTSESFSQMMSSAFAVSLVFVTYAYSGWNAAAYIAGDLREPQKNLPKALIWGTLIVMVIYTALNFIFLYSVPINELKGVVEVGYLSANKIFGSDLGRFMSLVIALLLVSTVSAMILAGPRVMHAMGNDIRQLKIFSISNKNNVPYVAVIFQSVISIVLVLTSSFESLITYVGFTLNLFTFLTVFGIFILRAKHKDIQTAYKTPLYPIPPILFLLISGWILFFIFKNKTMESLFGLGTVAFGFLVYWISEKYKQNDN from the coding sequence ATGAATACTTTAAATACACAAAAAATTGGTTTTGCGACTGCTATTTCATTGGTAATTGCCAATATGATTGGTACCGGTGTTTTTACAAGTTTAGGATTTCAGGTGTTGGATATCGAATCTGGTTTCGCTATTATGATGTTGTGGATTGTAGGCGGTATTCTGTCATTATGCGGTGCATTAACTTACGGAGAGATTGGTTCTGCATTTCCGCAGAGTGGAGGAGAGTATAATTATCTTTCTAAATTATATCACCCTTCGGTTGGGTTTTTATCGGGTTGGGTTTCCGTTACTGTTGGATTTGCAGCGCCGGTAGCTGCCGCATCCACTGCATTAGGTTTGTATGTAAATAAAATTTACGGCTCGGTAAATCCACAAATTTTAGCAGTATCGGTAATTTTATTGCTTACCATTGTTCACTCCATCAATTTAAAATTGGGAAGTGCCGTTCAACGCGCGTTTACACTTATCAAAGTGGTGATAATAGTGATGTTTGTTGGATTTGGATTGTTTCATCATCCCGAACACAGCGTTTCTTTTTCTCCTACTAGTGAAAGCTTTTCGCAAATGATGTCATCGGCTTTTGCTGTTTCATTAGTATTCGTCACGTATGCTTATTCGGGCTGGAATGCGGCGGCTTATATTGCCGGTGATTTACGTGAGCCGCAGAAAAATTTACCAAAGGCACTGATATGGGGCACTCTCATTGTGATGGTGATTTATACTGCTTTAAATTTTATTTTCTTGTATTCGGTGCCAATTAATGAATTGAAGGGTGTAGTGGAAGTTGGTTATCTGAGTGCCAATAAAATCTTTGGTTCCGATTTAGGAAGATTCATGAGTTTAGTGATTGCCTTGCTGCTTGTTTCTACGGTAAGCGCAATGATTTTAGCCGGACCAAGAGTCATGCATGCCATGGGCAACGACATCCGACAATTAAAGATATTTTCTATTTCTAATAAAAACAATGTGCCATATGTAGCAGTAATATTTCAGTCGGTGATTTCAATTGTTTTAGTTCTCACTTCTTCTTTTGAATCGTTGATTACTTATGTAGGTTTCACGCTTAATCTTTTTACTTTTCTCACTGTATTCGGTATTTTTATTTTGAGAGCTAAACATAAAGACATTCAAACCGCGTATAAAACACCTTTGTATCCGATACCTCCTATTTTGTTTTTACTGATTAGCGGATGGATTTTATTTTTTATCTTTAAGAATAAAACCATGGAATCCTTATTTGGATTAGGAACTGTAGCTTTTGGTTTTTTAGTGTATTGGATTAGTGAAAAATACAAGCAAAACGATAACTAA
- a CDS encoding M23 family metallopeptidase, translating into MSKVKYRFNTKSLTYEKVKVTFSERLWRFMSYLAIGLVFATVTIILAFKFLDSPKEKMLRREIEALQLQYDLLHKKMNQVQVVLNDMQDRDDNIYRVIFEAEPIPNTIRNAGFGGSERYEVFENYENADLLKRTTERLDKITKQLYIQSKSFDEVVKMARDKEKLLASIPAIMPINNKDLRHQAGGFGWRTHPIYKTPEFHPGMDFSAEQGTPIYATGDGVVEVADANAQGYGNHVVINHSFGYKTLYGHMSKMAVKVGKAVKRGELIGYVGSTGLSTAPHVHYEVIKNGEKVNPINFYYNDLTPEQYQIMLEMSSKSTQSFD; encoded by the coding sequence ATGTCAAAGGTTAAGTATAGATTTAATACCAAATCGCTCACTTATGAGAAAGTAAAAGTTACTTTTTCTGAACGGTTATGGCGTTTTATGTCGTATTTGGCAATCGGACTTGTATTCGCTACAGTTACTATTATTTTAGCTTTTAAATTTTTAGACTCCCCAAAGGAAAAAATGCTTCGTCGTGAGATTGAGGCCTTACAACTTCAATATGATTTATTGCATAAAAAAATGAATCAGGTGCAGGTTGTTTTAAACGATATGCAAGACAGGGACGATAATATTTACCGTGTGATTTTTGAAGCGGAACCTATTCCGAATACCATTCGTAATGCGGGATTTGGAGGCAGTGAGCGTTACGAGGTTTTTGAAAATTACGAAAATGCTGATTTATTAAAGCGTACCACAGAGCGTTTGGATAAAATCACCAAGCAATTATACATTCAATCCAAATCGTTCGACGAAGTGGTGAAAATGGCACGTGATAAGGAAAAACTTTTAGCTTCTATTCCTGCCATAATGCCTATCAATAATAAAGATTTACGTCACCAGGCGGGCGGATTTGGTTGGAGAACGCATCCCATTTACAAAACACCGGAGTTTCATCCGGGAATGGATTTCTCGGCTGAGCAGGGAACACCAATTTACGCTACCGGTGATGGTGTAGTGGAAGTGGCCGATGCCAATGCACAAGGTTACGGTAATCACGTGGTGATAAATCATAGTTTTGGATATAAAACTTTATATGGTCATATGAGTAAAATGGCAGTGAAAGTTGGTAAGGCAGTTAAACGCGGAGAGCTCATTGGTTATGTGGGAAGCACAGGTTTAAGTACGGCGCCACATGTTCACTATGAAGTAATTAAAAATGGTGAGAAAGTGAATCCGATTAACTTTTACTATAACGACTTAACGCCGGAGCAATATCAAATTATGCTCGAAATGTCTTCTAAGTCAACCCAATCGTTCGACTAA
- a CDS encoding T9SS type A sorting domain-containing protein: MKKIVFLLFSLLSIHSFGQFANNWQVGNGIGINFSGSTPSLTASSITGHPDNSSAISDASGNLLFYTTGVNVWNKNHVIMPNGTGLQGSYTGGQCALIVPIPCNPNRYVIFHTTLFSNPGYLSYTVVDMSLNGGLGDVVTTQKNISLGTGWTEKLCAYYNPAGNFYWLLTHKWGNDQFVAFKIDATSIATTSVVTPIGSNHTCGTLGGAHDAMGQLTISPDGSTVANALTCQDKYELFQFNLATGVLSNSIAIPGNTGNAWATAFSPNSKKLYTNTIFTGDIFQYDLTSYNASSVVSSKTNVYSTGVGGYNFGYMELAADGKIYVPRPNTNFFSVIGSPNNSAATSGFNFNGISLGSGTAQWGTSRIAYNIPTSVTVTPTFSLTVFSNSATCNGSANGSAAVFASPSASYLYTWTPGNYTTSVVNNLSAGIYSVHVSDGACSSLTTTVSVTQPSPISIFIDPLQICLGNPGTLNPMVSGGTPAYTYSWSHGANTLGTVVSPSVTSNFTLYVTDANGCTSNALTTVTVDICNGINEYDKISSGILLYPNPASDIVKIKSKTTYSHVIITNLIGQKIKTVYTNDGLITISDLTQGVYFIEVFDKNKLIGNAKLIKE; encoded by the coding sequence ATGAAAAAAATAGTATTCCTTTTATTCAGCCTACTTTCGATTCATTCATTTGGACAATTCGCTAACAATTGGCAAGTTGGAAATGGTATTGGTATCAATTTTAGTGGGTCAACGCCTAGTTTAACAGCTTCTTCAATAACCGGACACCCGGATAATTCCAGTGCAATTTCAGACGCAAGTGGAAATCTCCTATTCTATACAACAGGAGTTAACGTATGGAACAAAAATCATGTTATTATGCCGAATGGAACAGGCTTACAAGGAAGTTACACTGGCGGACAGTGTGCGCTCATCGTTCCTATCCCCTGTAACCCGAATCGTTATGTAATTTTTCATACGACTCTGTTTTCTAATCCGGGATATTTATCCTACACAGTGGTGGATATGAGTTTAAATGGTGGATTAGGTGATGTTGTAACAACTCAAAAAAACATTTCTTTAGGTACAGGCTGGACAGAAAAACTTTGTGCTTATTACAATCCTGCCGGAAATTTTTATTGGCTTTTAACTCACAAGTGGGGGAACGATCAATTTGTGGCTTTTAAAATTGATGCAACGAGTATTGCAACAACATCGGTTGTAACGCCGATAGGCTCTAACCATACTTGTGGAACTTTAGGTGGTGCACATGATGCAATGGGTCAGTTAACTATCTCGCCTGATGGCAGCACAGTAGCTAACGCCTTAACCTGTCAAGATAAATATGAATTATTTCAATTTAATTTAGCAACAGGTGTATTATCAAATTCTATTGCTATCCCCGGAAATACCGGTAATGCCTGGGCAACGGCTTTCTCTCCGAACAGTAAAAAGCTATATACAAATACTATTTTTACAGGCGATATTTTCCAATATGACCTTACCAGCTACAATGCATCATCTGTGGTGAGCTCAAAAACGAATGTTTATTCAACTGGAGTTGGTGGTTATAATTTTGGGTATATGGAATTAGCAGCAGATGGGAAAATATACGTACCTAGACCAAATACAAATTTCTTTTCTGTAATTGGTTCTCCAAACAATTCTGCAGCAACCAGCGGATTTAATTTTAATGGTATTTCTTTAGGTTCTGGTACTGCACAATGGGGTACATCAAGAATTGCTTATAACATTCCTACTTCAGTTACAGTAACTCCTACCTTCTCGCTCACTGTATTTAGTAACAGTGCCACCTGTAACGGTTCTGCTAATGGCTCTGCCGCAGTTTTCGCCAGCCCTTCGGCATCTTATTTATATACATGGACGCCTGGAAACTATACTACTTCTGTGGTTAATAATTTATCTGCCGGTATATATTCAGTTCATGTTTCTGATGGAGCTTGCAGCAGTTTAACTACAACCGTTTCGGTTACTCAACCTTCACCCATATCAATATTTATTGATCCATTACAAATATGTTTAGGAAATCCCGGAACGCTTAATCCGATGGTGAGTGGCGGAACACCTGCATACACATACAGCTGGAGCCATGGAGCCAACACTCTTGGAACTGTTGTCAGCCCGAGTGTGACCAGTAATTTTACACTTTATGTTACAGATGCGAATGGATGCACAAGTAATGCATTAACAACAGTAACAGTTGATATTTGTAATGGCATAAATGAGTATGATAAAATCAGTTCAGGTATTTTGTTATATCCAAATCCTGCAAGTGATATAGTTAAAATTAAATCAAAAACGACTTACTCTCATGTTATCATCACTAATTTAATTGGTCAAAAAATTAAAACCGTATACACAAATGACGGTTTAATTACCATTTCTGATTTGACACAAGGAGTGTATTTCATCGAAGTTTTTGATAAAAACAAACTAATCGGAAATGCAAAATTGATTAAAGAATAA
- a CDS encoding MerR family transcriptional regulator has protein sequence MSLQKEQTDKLYYSISEVSDMFEVNASTIRFWEKEFDILKPTKNKKGNRLFTQKDIENLRLIVHYVKEKGYTLSGAKDALKNGSPELDSVKLEVIEKLKQIKDKLNDIKSQL, from the coding sequence ATGTCTTTACAAAAAGAGCAAACCGATAAATTATATTATTCTATCAGCGAAGTGTCTGATATGTTTGAAGTAAATGCTTCAACCATCCGTTTCTGGGAAAAGGAGTTTGATATTTTAAAGCCCACCAAAAACAAGAAGGGAAATCGTCTTTTCACTCAAAAAGACATTGAAAATCTTCGTCTAATCGTGCATTACGTGAAGGAAAAAGGTTACACGTTAAGTGGAGCGAAAGACGCACTTAAAAACGGCTCGCCGGAGCTTGATAGCGTTAAACTGGAAGTGATCGAAAAGCTTAAGCAAATCAAAGACAAGTTGAACGATATCAAATCACAGTTGTAA
- the proC gene encoding pyrroline-5-carboxylate reductase: MMAKITIIGGGNLGTAIAEGLISSKHTKASDITVTRRNVSLLDALKKQGVKIESDNSKAVKGAELILLCVKPFQIKDVVKEIAPSLHSKQILISVVSSVSIQDIEDILRKKQNESGMSIFRAMPNTAIAISESMTCISYNNANSKQIQTVCQLFDKLGKTVVIEEKLMEAATIIGACGTAFAMRYIRANIQGGIEIGFDANTARTIVAQTVKGAADLLIKKGTHPEQEIDKVTTPKGVTITGLNEMEHNGLSSSLIKGITEAYKKIGK; the protein is encoded by the coding sequence ATAATGGCAAAAATCACCATCATAGGCGGGGGAAACTTAGGCACTGCCATCGCTGAAGGATTAATCAGCTCAAAGCATACTAAAGCAAGTGATATTACTGTTACCCGCAGAAATGTTTCCTTGCTAGATGCATTAAAAAAGCAAGGTGTAAAAATTGAAAGTGATAATAGTAAAGCGGTAAAGGGTGCCGAATTGATTTTGTTGTGTGTAAAACCATTTCAGATAAAAGATGTTGTAAAAGAAATTGCACCTTCCCTCCACTCTAAACAAATATTAATTTCGGTGGTTAGCAGTGTTAGCATTCAGGATATTGAAGACATTCTTCGTAAGAAACAAAACGAATCGGGCATGTCGATCTTCAGAGCTATGCCAAATACAGCAATAGCCATTTCGGAAAGCATGACTTGCATTTCTTACAACAACGCCAACTCCAAACAAATTCAAACTGTTTGTCAGCTATTCGATAAATTAGGTAAGACCGTGGTAATAGAAGAGAAATTAATGGAAGCTGCTACGATTATTGGTGCTTGCGGAACAGCCTTTGCCATGCGTTATATCAGAGCGAACATACAAGGCGGAATCGAAATAGGGTTTGATGCGAATACCGCAAGAACCATTGTTGCTCAAACAGTAAAAGGTGCTGCCGATTTACTCATCAAAAAAGGCACACATCCTGAGCAGGAAATCGATAAAGTTACAACACCAAAAGGCGTAACCATTACCGGATTAAACGAAATGGAGCATAACGGCTTATCCTCTTCTCTCATAAAAGGCATTACGGAAGCGTATAAAAAAATTGGGAAGTAA
- the alaS gene encoding alanine--tRNA ligase: protein MEASKVRQTFLDFFKSKQHEIVPSAPMVVKGDPTLMFNNSGMAPFKDIFLGNAPIKYPRIADTQKCLRVSGKHNDLEEVGVDTYHHTMFEMLGNWSFGDYFKKEAIEWAWELLTKVYKIDPFRLYVTVFEGDEKEGIPFDQEAYDTWKKYISEDRILRGNKKDNFWEMGDMGPCGPCSEIHCDIRKPEDRMLVPGKQLVNTGHPQVIEIWNNVFMEFERKADGSLVKLPKQHVDTGMGFERLCVVLQGKQSNYDTDVFMPIINKIEELSGHRYKPEEEEKHKKQLIINIAMRVIADHIRAISFSISDGQLPSNTGAGYVIRRILRRAIRYGYQSLNLKEPFMHRLVPTLANQMGQAFPELVSQKLLIEKVIKEEEISFYKTLEIGLKRIDQVCIDSANSKKGNVIDGKIVFELYDTFGFPVDLTSLIARSYDLTIDEAGFNKYLEEQKNRSRAATSVDTEDWIYTEFGKTLQGENETNFVGYEEQEIQSKIVRYRKVKAKNKEQYHLVLNKTPFYAESGGQVGDTGVLESINEKIVINDTKKENGVIIHFCDRLPENINAEYFSKVDKSKRLLTTNNHSATHLLHAALRSVLGTHVEQKGSLVNDEHLRFDFSHFSKITDEEIKQIERIVNNKIRENIASNIQLMGIEDAKKTGAMALFGEKYGDVVRVVTFDKNYSIELCGGTHVPATGQIGYFKIVSEGAVAAGIRRIEAVTSEKAEEYFENQIAVLNELKTVLKGSKDVVKSVNGLLEENSELQKQLQQLLKEKAGMIKKELVAKIQKKDGINIITEKISFDSAEEIKNLLFEIKNEVENCFVVLGAEVKGKPSISVIISDNLVKEKNLNAGNIVRELAKEINGGGGGQAFYAQAGGSKAEGLDSAINKAKAII, encoded by the coding sequence ATGGAAGCAAGTAAAGTACGTCAGACATTCTTAGATTTTTTCAAAAGCAAACAGCACGAAATTGTGCCATCTGCGCCTATGGTTGTAAAGGGTGACCCTACTCTAATGTTCAACAATAGCGGAATGGCTCCGTTTAAAGATATTTTCTTAGGAAATGCGCCTATCAAATACCCTCGTATTGCGGATACTCAAAAATGTTTGCGTGTAAGTGGTAAGCACAATGATTTGGAAGAAGTAGGTGTTGACACCTATCACCACACTATGTTTGAGATGTTGGGAAATTGGAGCTTTGGTGATTATTTTAAGAAGGAAGCTATTGAATGGGCATGGGAATTATTGACCAAAGTTTATAAAATTGATCCTTTCCGCTTATACGTTACCGTTTTTGAAGGTGATGAGAAAGAAGGAATTCCATTTGACCAGGAAGCTTATGATACCTGGAAAAAATACATTTCTGAAGACCGCATTTTGCGTGGAAACAAAAAAGATAATTTCTGGGAAATGGGTGATATGGGACCTTGCGGACCATGCAGCGAAATTCATTGTGATATCCGTAAACCGGAGGATCGTATGTTGGTGCCGGGAAAACAATTGGTAAACACCGGACATCCGCAGGTAATTGAAATTTGGAACAACGTGTTTATGGAATTTGAGCGTAAGGCCGATGGATCCTTGGTTAAACTTCCGAAACAACATGTGGATACCGGTATGGGCTTTGAACGCTTATGTGTTGTATTACAGGGCAAACAAAGTAATTATGATACGGATGTATTCATGCCTATCATCAATAAGATTGAGGAGCTGTCCGGTCACCGTTATAAACCGGAAGAAGAAGAAAAACATAAGAAACAATTAATAATCAATATTGCCATGCGTGTGATTGCTGATCACATTCGTGCGATTTCATTTTCTATTTCTGACGGACAATTACCAAGTAATACAGGAGCCGGTTATGTAATCCGTCGTATTTTACGTCGTGCCATTCGCTACGGTTATCAGTCATTGAATTTAAAAGAGCCGTTCATGCACCGTTTGGTACCAACATTGGCGAATCAAATGGGACAAGCATTTCCTGAATTAGTAAGTCAGAAATTATTGATTGAAAAAGTAATTAAGGAAGAAGAAATTTCCTTCTACAAAACATTGGAAATCGGATTAAAGCGAATCGATCAGGTTTGTATTGATTCAGCCAATTCTAAAAAAGGGAATGTGATTGACGGGAAAATAGTTTTTGAATTGTATGACACCTTTGGTTTCCCGGTGGACTTAACTTCATTGATTGCGCGCAGTTATGATTTAACCATTGATGAAGCAGGTTTCAATAAATATTTAGAAGAACAAAAAAACAGATCGCGTGCTGCCACGAGTGTAGATACGGAAGATTGGATTTATACAGAATTTGGAAAAACACTGCAAGGCGAAAACGAAACCAATTTTGTTGGCTATGAAGAGCAGGAAATTCAGAGTAAAATTGTCCGCTACCGAAAAGTAAAAGCAAAAAACAAAGAACAATATCATTTGGTGTTAAACAAAACACCATTTTACGCAGAGAGTGGCGGTCAAGTGGGCGACACAGGTGTTTTAGAAAGTATCAACGAAAAAATAGTGATTAATGATACCAAAAAAGAAAATGGTGTGATCATACATTTTTGCGATAGATTACCTGAAAACATCAATGCAGAATATTTTTCGAAAGTTGATAAATCAAAACGTTTATTAACTACCAATAATCATAGTGCAACGCATTTGCTTCACGCAGCCTTAAGATCCGTATTAGGTACACATGTGGAGCAAAAAGGAAGTTTGGTTAACGACGAGCATTTACGTTTCGACTTTTCACATTTCTCAAAGATTACCGATGAAGAAATTAAACAAATAGAACGTATTGTCAATAATAAAATCCGCGAAAACATTGCTTCCAACATACAGTTGATGGGCATTGAAGACGCGAAGAAAACCGGCGCGATGGCTTTGTTTGGAGAGAAATATGGTGATGTTGTGCGCGTGGTAACCTTTGATAAAAATTACTCAATAGAACTTTGTGGTGGTACACACGTTCCGGCTACAGGACAAATTGGCTATTTCAAAATTGTAAGTGAAGGTGCGGTGGCTGCCGGTATACGCCGTATTGAAGCTGTTACCTCTGAGAAAGCTGAAGAATATTTTGAAAATCAAATTGCCGTTCTAAATGAATTAAAAACAGTATTAAAAGGCAGTAAAGATGTGGTGAAGAGTGTGAATGGTTTATTAGAAGAAAACTCTGAGCTTCAAAAACAATTACAGCAACTTTTAAAAGAAAAAGCCGGCATGATTAAAAAAGAATTGGTGGCTAAAATTCAAAAGAAGGACGGCATCAATATTATTACTGAAAAAATTTCGTTCGACAGTGCGGAAGAAATCAAAAATTTATTGTTTGAAATAAAGAACGAAGTAGAAAACTGTTTTGTTGTTTTAGGAGCAGAAGTAAAGGGTAAGCCAAGTATTTCAGTTATCATCAGCGATAATTTAGTAAAAGAAAAGAATCTGAACGCCGGAAATATTGTGCGCGAGTTAGCCAAAGAAATTAACGGCGGCGGCGGCGGACAAGCATTTTACGCGCAAGCAGGTGGCAGTAAAGCTGAAGGATTAGACAGCGCTATCAATAAAGCAAAAGCAATAATATAA